From the genome of Penicillium oxalicum strain HP7-1 chromosome VII, whole genome shotgun sequence:
GAGATCCACGCTCGAATTACCGGGCTGAGCCAAGTGCCGTGACGAAAGGAGACACACGTCGGAGTTTTGCCGTCGGATGCATACCCTAGATTGGTGAAAGTCCGGCGTCAAACCAAGCCATTTTGCGGGGAAAGATTCTCCCTGCTTCTTGAACACCGTCaaacatgaaaaaaaaaaaacggcTCGACGTCGTTGCTGCAAGTATGGACGCACTAGGTTTCATGACGTGGCAACCGTCGAGACACTATCTCTCCAGCGGAATATCGATCGAAAAAAAGTTTCTTTAAAATGTTTGTGACTCCCAATTCTGCTTGAGTGGCGACCGATCTGGGTTGAAAGGTGATTGAATATTCATCGTTGCTTGCTTTAGTCGCAGAGATGCTCGCCTCCGGAATATTGCTGGCTTCCTTGGCTCTTTTGGGAAAAGGAGTCGAAGCTGCCTTTGGTGTGACCACAGCCTCTGACAGCTACACCATCGACACGGGATCTACCAATCCACTTCGTTATAGGGTCAACCGATCAAACTGCGACATCAATTCGATCAACTTTTACGGAACCGAGCTGCAATATGGGAAACAGGGCTCCCATATTGGCTCCGGGTTGGGCAAAGCTACCGTCACTGCTACACAGAACGGTGAGTCCAATAATAGCACAATAGGACACCTCTTGAGACATTCAGAGAGACGATCGTGTTTTCTCATTACATACAGGCAACTACATCAAGGTGACTTGTGAAACCTCGACATTGACACATTACTACGTTGCTCGCAATGGAGATCCGATTATCTACATGGCAACTTATACCACTGCCGGTCAGTTCATATCAAATTCGAGATCAGTTCACATCCACCGAATAAAAAGGCTAATATCCTGTAGAACCGTCTATTGGAGAGCTCCGCTACATCGCGCGTCTCAATGCCAACGTGCTTCCCAACGAGGAGCCGTTTGGAGTTGCCTCCAATATCGCTGGCGGCACCGCCATCGAGGGGTCCGATGTTTTCAAGGTTGGGTCTCAGACACGCAGCAAGTTCTACTCGAGCGAGCGATTCATCGATGACCATAGACACTGTAAGAACTGCTCAAGCGCTTTCATGAGGAGAGCATGTTTCTCACTACAAATACAGGCGTGTCTGGATCTCAGCACCGAGTCTGCATGATTCTCAACCAATATGAGACTTCTTCGGGAGGTCCTTTCCACCGGTATGGGACATTCTCTGTAATCGCTATGAGTGATGAAATGCTGAGCCCTTCCTTTCTAGGGACATTAACACCAATAATGTCGGCGATTACACTGGCCTCTACTGGTACATGAACTCAGGCCACGTTCAAACTGAATCCTTCCGTACGGGCTTGCATGGTCCATACTTGATGTACTTTAGCCGAAGTGGAACACCCAGCAGCGACATCGATACTTCTTTCTTTGCGGACCTTGGAATTAAGGGTTATGTCGCGGCATCCGGTCGAGGAAAGGTCACTGGTACTGCATCCGGAGCAGATTCGTCCATGCAATGGGTCATTCACTGGTGAGTTCAGATGCATTTTCCGAATCACAATGGAGCATTCATCTCGATCCGAAGCAACATTACATGTCCCCGTATATGCTAGCAGAACGAGCACCACACTGATCGCGATATCGGCCTGTTTAGGTACAATGACAAAGCCCAATACTGGACGTACACGGCTTCTGGTGGAAAATTCACCTCGCCAGCCATGAAGCCCGGCACTTACACCATGATCTACTACCAGGGCGAGTATCCAGTGGCCAAAACCTCGGTTTCCGTCAGTGCAGGTTCAACTGTCAACAAGGACATTTCTGGCTCTGTGAAGACCGGCAAAACGATCTTTAGAATCGGTCAATGGGATGGAAAGTAAGGAGTCCATTCTTTGAATATTTTCagtccttctttctctccccctcgcCCTCCATCCGTCTCCCCGACCCTGGGAGGgcatgaaaaaaaaacacccaAATATCTCTCGATAGTTCCATCTGATTATTACTAACCATCCACAATCCCTCTAGACCAACTGGCTTCCTCAACTCCGACTCCCAACTCCGCATGCACCCCACCGACCAGCGCATGTCACCCTGGACCTCCTCCCAGCCCTTCACAGTCGGATCCTCACCCACATCGGCCTTCCCCATGGCCATCTTCAGCGCCGTCAATTCCCCCGTAACCATCAAATTCACAGCCTCCAGCTCGcaagccgccgccgccacccTCCGCATCGGAACCACCCTCTCATTCGCAGGCGGCCGACCCCAAGCTATCATCAACGGATGGAAAGGCCCTATTCCCAGCGCCCCGACCAATTTGAACAGTCGCGGTGTCACGCGCGGCGCATACAGAGGACTCGGCGAGGTTTACGATGTTACTATCCCGGCGGGTGTGATTAAGGCGGGTAATTCGAACGAGGTAAGATGTCTATCTGCTACTCTATGCCCTTCTTTTTGTCTATTTCCATTCTTTCATGCACCTGCGACATAGAAAGAAGATTTCTCTCAGATACCATAACAGCCGACTAACCccgtctttctttcccagaTCACCATCTCCGTCGTCTCCGGAAGTTCAGGAGATCAATTCCTGAGTCCGAACTTTGTAAGTCTCGTCCAGCATCTCCATTCAAACACAGCttgaagaaaaacaaaaaacaaaagacgAAAAGGGAATGTCTAAACTGTACTAACCgatttctcccttctctttCAATTCTGGAATAGATCTTCGACTGTATCGAGTTATTCGCCTAAGAAACCTCGCTACACACGCGTTCTTCAGAGGACTTGTTACGTGATGTTTCACGGCAGCGTTCCCTGGTCTCCATCACACTCTACTGTTAGCCATACTTGCAGAATACAGTGGGATATTGTCCGGTGCTGATGACCTTTTTTTCTAGAATACATAGTACTGTACAATTGGGTACATGTATTGTGTGGTACCCATTACTAGATCTTTGTAGTCTACCTGTTCACAGTTCATAGTACATGGCTAGTTTTCAGATTAGGGACTGGCACAGTTATACGATGCTGCGATTGATGTTGATATTGTATTGATGAGCTTGAACATGTTGAAATGTGTTGTGCATAGCATGTCAGTATCCATAGGCCTGCATTTCAGGTAGATGATAAGTATTGAGTTTGAACGGGTCAATTGGAAGACGCCCGGTCTtctataataggaaaatTTGAGAGACAAAGCGGATGAGGAAAACTTTTTAAGAATTTCTCAAGTGTATTACACAAAATGCAAAGAGCGGACGGTAGTTTGAACAGCCCGCTCACAACATAATTAGAGAAGgaatagaaaaaggaagaaaaaaaaaggaaagatcAAAACGCCACACAGTCCAGTTAAAGGATCTGCGAATCGCCAATGCAAACCAAGCTCCCCTCCTCCCAAGTTTTGATTTCTAATCCAACACAAAACTCCGtcaatgagaaaaaaaagggggggagggggctgGTGAAAAAAAGTTGAATTTTAATTCACAACGCAACGTGGGTATCATCATATTCAGAACTGGATGCAATGCACATGGGCATCTATTCAGTTTCATCAACGGGGCCACAGGTACAGAAAAGGTTCTGGTCGCCATAAGCTgtgaaagaatggaaaaagaaagagttAGTCACTGTGATCACACAAAATCTACCTGAGTTTACGGGATAGAGGGATTCAAActcaccatcatcaacgcGGGTGACAGTCGGCCAgaacttcttctccaacagCCAAGGTAGTGGGTACGCAGCCGTCTCACGAGTATAAGGTCTGCTCCACTCGCTCGTCAGCAGATCCCGCTGGGTGTGAGGGGAGTTCTTCAGAACATTCCCCTCGCGGGGCTGCTTGCCGGATTCGACCTCGGCAATCTCGGCGCGAATGGAGATCAAGGCATCACAGAAACGGTCCAGTTCTGCCTTGTTCTCGGACTCGGTGGGCTCGATCATGAGCGTGTTGGCAACGGGCCAGGACATTGTCGGAGCGTGGAATCCGTAATCCTGCAGACGCTTGGCAATGTCAATCGCCTCGATACCGCAGGTCTCCTTGAAGCCGCGCACATCGAGGATGAATTCGTGAGCGCAGCGACCGTGGTCGTTGGTGTAGAGGATGGGGTAGTGCGCTTTGAGTCGAGACTGGAGGTAGTTGGCGTTCAGCAGGGTGATCTTGGTGGCGTGGGTGAGGCCTCGGTCGCCCATCATGTTGATGTAGTTGAAGGTGATGGGGAGGATGCTGGCGCTACCCCAGGGCGCGGCGGAGATGggcggggaggaagaggagccgCGCTTGGCCTGGAGATACTCGCTCTTGGGGTGAGAGGGCAGGTATGGAGCCAGGTGAGCGGCCACACCGATGGGGCCAACACCaggaccaccaccaccgtgaGGGATGCAGAAAGTCTTATGCAGGTTCAAGTGGCACACATCGGCGCCAATCTCACCGGGGGAGCAAAGACCAATTTGGGCGTTCATGTTCGCACCATCCATGTACACTTGACCGCCGTATTCGTGAACCAGCCGGCAAGCCTCCTTGGCACCGGGCTCGAAGACACCGAATGTGCTGGGGTAAGTGATCATGAATGCGGCAAGCTCATCCTTGTGCTTCTGACACTTGGCCTTGAGGTCATCCAGGTCCAGGTTCCCGGTCTTGGTGTCACACTTGATGGTCACCACGCGCATACCAGCCATCGCAGCCGAGGCGGGGTTGGTGCCGTGGGCAGAGACGGGAATCAGACAAACATTGCGCTTCGCATCGCCCTGGGCTTCCTGGTACTTCTTGATGACACGCAGACCGGCGAATTCGCCCTGGGCACCCGAGTTGGGCTGCACAGTTACCTCGGCCATACCGGTAATATCAGCCAACTGCGCCTCCAGGTCGTCAATCATCTGAATATAACCCTTGGCCTTGTCAGCAGGCATGAAGGGGTGGATCTGAGAAAACTCGGGCCAGGAGACAGGGATCATCTCAGTGGTAGCGTTGAGCTTCATGGTGCACGATCCGAGCGGGATCATGGAGTGGGCAAGAGACAGATCCTTGGACTCGAGGTGACGGATGTAGCGAAGCATTTCTGTCTCGGAGTGGTGGGTGTTGAACACGGGATGCGTCAAGTAGGGAGAGGTGCGCTCCAGAGCAGCAGGAACCGTGGCCAGAGCCAGGGCGCCGTCCACCTGGACAGGAGAGGCTCCCTTGTGAGCGGCGAAGACGTCCAAGATTCCCTTGACCTCGTCGCGACCCACGGTCTCATCCAGCGACAGACCGACCTTGTTGCCGTCCAGACGGCGGAGGAAGATGTTGGCCTTGAGCGCGGCAGCGTACACAGCGTCCGCCTCGGAGGCGTCCGAAAGCTCAATAGTGAGGGTGTCGAACAAGGCACCTCCCTCCACGTTGGAGCGGAAGGGGACGTTGTAGCCGAGCCCAGCCAGCTTCTCACGGAGCAATCCAGTCATGGACATGATCCGCTGCGCGATCGCCTTGAGTCCCTCGGGACCGTGGTAGATGGCGTACATGGAAGTCATGTTGGCAAGCAAGGCCTGAGCAGTGCAAATGTTACTTGTGGCCTTCTCACGGCGAATGTGCTGCTCACGGGTCTGAAGAGCCAGACGCAAAGCCCGGTTACCCAGACGATCCTTGGACACGCCCACCACACGACCGGGGACCTTGCGCTTGTACTTGTCGGCACAAGCGAAGAAAGCCGCGTGGGGACCACCGAAACCCATCGGGACGCCCATGCGCTGCGCGCTACCAAAGGCGATGTCCGCGCCAAACTCGCCGGGGGCCTTCAGGACAGTCAAGGCGAGGAGATCGGTCGCAACGCTGAAAGTACCGCCCTGGCTATGGATCGATTCACTGAGAGACTGGAAGTCGTAGATACCACCCTCGGTGTCGGGGTACTGACCGAGAACACCAATCAGGTGATCGCCCTGGTCCTTGACCAGCTGGAAGTCATTGGCCATGATGTCACCGACCACCAGATTGATCCCGAATCCCTCGGCGCGAGACTGCATCACGGCGATGGTCTGTGGGTGGCAAAGATGAGAGACGACGTAGGACTTGTCGGCCTTCTTTTGCTTGGAAGTGGGCATAGTCGCGTAAGACATAGTCATGGcctcagcagcagcggtAGCCTCGTCCAAGACGGAGGCATTGGCAAAAGGCAGGCCCGTCAAGTCCGCAGTCAGGGTCTGGAAGTTAAGCAGCGACTCCAGACGGCCCTGGGAAATCTCGGGCTGGTAAGGTGTGTAGCTGGTGTACCAGGCAGGGTTCTCCAGCACATTGCGGAGAATCACCGGAGGCACAATGGTCGGGTAGTAGCCGGTTCCGATGTAGGTCTTGCCCGAAATGTCGATTTGCTTGCGGTACGAGTCCAGCAATTTCAACATGTCCGTCTCGCCCAACCCGCCCTGGACGGGTGATCGATATAGGTTGATATCGACCTGAGGCTGCGACACCTTCATATCCTTCTTGGAGAGAATGTCTGCTGGAAGCACCTGCTTTACAAACTCATCAAGAGATGCTACGGGAGGATCCAGCGCGGCGAGCATTTCCGAGGCGGCCTCGGGAGAAGGGCCAATGTGGCGACGGGGAAAGGTATCGAGTGGTTGGAAAATATCCTCCGGGTGAGGAATGCCGTGGGCATTGACGGAGCTGGTGTAGACCCCACGACGAGGCGTCGTCGTGCTAGCAGTTGCATTTGCATTCTGGGAGGTATGCAGACTGCGTCGAGAGATAGTGGCGGGTGTCATGGATGCTGTCCGCAGCGCAACGGGCGAAGGGCCAACGCGCACGCGCGTCCGCAAGGCCAATTGACGGCCACCACGCAGGGCACACCAAGAGGCTGCCATGGTGAAATAGACTGCCGAACGAGAAATGAGACTCGGGGCGAAACGTTTGTGAATGGTCACAGCTTTGCGCGGAGAGGAGAGTGATCAGGGCCTCAACAACTGAATGCGATACCCGAAGGGGAAGTAGTAACAAGGGGGAGCCTTGTGGGTGACAAGCGAAGAGAAAGCGAAAGTATagggatggaaaaaagagaaagaaggaaagagcTGATCGAAGTCACGAAATACTATATCtattgttcttttttttccctcccttcctTCTGGCCCCCTCCATGGAAAAGTCACCCATGACTTTCCTCGTCCCATATCATGGCTATCTTTGACCGAGGAGGCGGGCAACGGGTAAGCTCAGCGCAATGACTGGGGGGAAGCCTGTCGGGAAACTTTGACCGCGCGGATGATAAGGATAACCTTATCGGGCGAATGACGGCAAGATGACCGGCCTCCCGACGGTGCAAAGAATGCAAACACTCCTGAATCGAGGTGGCCCCACAGGGTGTCTGGCTGTCTTCTTCTATAATGCCTGAGGCTCATAGCAGGTCCCACTCCACACCTTCAACCGTTTCCCGACGGGAAACTGACCTTGGCATGGCGACATCCGCGCTGCAGGCCCCCGCGTGCACCGACTCTCACCGATAGAAAGTCGCGGGGGGTCCACTCCGGTCGACGGGTTTCATCGGCGCGCAGCTGGTCCAAGGTTGGGTACGTGCACGACTGGGGTCCAGCTTGAGAGTCGAGGCGTGACGGGCGAGGGGAACCCTTCCATCCAAAGAGTAGTCTACCGGGCCTCTTAGGTATTTACGCCATGCAGCCTGTTGCCAAAAATCTGCAATTTGATATCGATAGCCTTTGTCCTTTAGGGACACGGTTCAGCTAGTGACTCCGACTTAGATGTACTGCCAAACACTGTGACATGTGACCCACCACACCGAAAGATAGCCGCCCCAGAAACCTTTGCCCGCCCCGCAGGTTCTCAGCCGAGAGCATCAGTCATCATCCGCATTAAATACACACATCCCCAAACCCAACAAGGAACAATCATCGCGATAAGAGTGAATCGTCAGACATTAGTTTAAATCGTATACCGGAAAGTGGCCTCGCCCTCAATGACGCGCTTGCCCTGGTTGGCCTGTCGGTTGCAGATGCGGAACCACAGACTCAGACAGCAGACAATCACAATGATCAGCACGTTGCAGCTGCACAGAAAGCATACATGGTTAGCGTGAGATCGAATATTATGGAGGCGAGGGCGTTGAAGGGCACAAGAGATGCCTCCTTTCATCCAGAGTCCAATGTCCGGGCCCGAAAGGGAAGGGCAGGGAAGGCAAGGTAGAGGCGAAACGACTTACGCAAGCGCGG
Proteins encoded in this window:
- a CDS encoding Glycine dehydrogenase (decarboxylating), which produces MAASWCALRGGRQLALRTRVRVGPSPVALRTASMTPATISRRSLHTSQNANATASTTTPRRGVYTSSVNAHGIPHPEDIFQPLDTFPRRHIGPSPEAASEMLAALDPPVASLDEFVKQVLPADILSKKDMKVSQPQVDINLYRSPVQGGLGETDMLKLLDSYRKQIDISGKTYIGTGYYPTIVPPVILRNVLENPAWYTSYTPYQPEISQGRLESLLNFQTLTADLTGLPFANASVLDEATAAAEAMTMSYATMPTSKQKKADKSYVVSHLCHPQTIAVMQSRAEGFGINLVVGDIMANDFQLVKDQGDHLIGVLGQYPDTEGGIYDFQSLSESIHSQGGTFSVATDLLALTVLKAPGEFGADIAFGSAQRMGVPMGFGGPHAAFFACADKYKRKVPGRVVGVSKDRLGNRALRLALQTREQHIRREKATSNICTAQALLANMTSMYAIYHGPEGLKAIAQRIMSMTGLLREKLAGLGYNVPFRSNVEGGALFDTLTIELSDASEADAVYAAALKANIFLRRLDGNKVGLSLDETVGRDEVKGILDVFAAHKGASPVQVDGALALATVPAALERTSPYLTHPVFNTHHSETEMLRYIRHLESKDLSLAHSMIPLGSCTMKLNATTEMIPVSWPEFSQIHPFMPADKAKGYIQMIDDLEAQLADITGMAEVTVQPNSGAQGEFAGLRVIKKYQEAQGDAKRNVCLIPVSAHGTNPASAAMAGMRVVTIKCDTKTGNLDLDDLKAKCQKHKDELAAFMITYPSTFGVFEPGAKEACRLVHEYGGQVYMDGANMNAQIGLCSPGEIGADVCHLNLHKTFCIPHGGGGPGVGPIGVAAHLAPYLPSHPKSEYLQAKRGSSSSPPISAAPWGSASILPITFNYINMMGDRGLTHATKITLLNANYLQSRLKAHYPILYTNDHGRCAHEFILDVRGFKETCGIEAIDIAKRLQDYGFHAPTMSWPVANTLMIEPTESENKAELDRFCDALISIRAEIAEVESGKQPREGNVLKNSPHTQRDLLTSEWSRPYTRETAAYPLPWLLEKKFWPTVTRVDDGEFESLYPVNSGRFCVITVTNSFFFHSFTAYGDQNLFCTCGPVDETE
- a CDS encoding putative rhamnogalacturonate lyase A, which codes for MLASGILLASLALLGKGVEAAFGVTTASDSYTIDTGSTNPLRYRVNRSNCDINSINFYGTELQYGKQGSHIGSGLGKATVTATQNGNYIKVTCETSTLTHYYVARNGDPIIYMATYTTAEPSIGELRYIARLNANVLPNEEPFGVASNIAGGTAIEGSDVFKVGSQTRSKFYSSERFIDDHRHCVSGSQHRVCMILNQYETSSGGPFHRDINTNNVGDYTGLYWYMNSGHVQTESFRTGLHGPYLMYFSRSGTPSSDIDTSFFADLGIKGYVAASGRGKVTGTASGADSSMQWVIHWYNDKAQYWTYTASGGKFTSPAMKPGTYTMIYYQGEYPVAKTSVSVSAGSTVNKDISGSVKTGKTIFRIGQWDGKPTGFLNSDSQLRMHPTDQRMSPWTSSQPFTVGSSPTSAFPMAIFSAVNSPVTIKFTASSSQAAAATLRIGTTLSFAGGRPQAIINGWKGPIPSAPTNLNSRGVTRGAYRGLGEVYDVTIPAGVIKAGNSNEITISVVSGSSGDQFLSPNFVSLVQHLHSNTA